One genomic segment of Nonomuraea coxensis DSM 45129 includes these proteins:
- a CDS encoding roadblock/LC7 domain-containing protein, translated as MNELSHAARGVDWLITDFVSTVPGVAHAVVVSSDGLPLAASSGFPADRADQLAAIASGLVSLTQGAARVFEGGAVNQTIVEMQRGLMLIMSISDGSCLAVLAAPDCDMGLVAYQMTLMVDRAGQVLTPAVRAELRASQTR; from the coding sequence ATGAACGAGCTGAGCCACGCGGCACGCGGGGTGGATTGGTTGATCACCGACTTCGTCAGCACGGTCCCGGGTGTCGCGCACGCGGTGGTCGTCTCGTCGGACGGGTTGCCGCTGGCCGCCTCGTCGGGCTTCCCGGCGGATCGCGCCGATCAGTTGGCGGCCATCGCGTCGGGTCTGGTGAGCCTGACGCAGGGCGCTGCCAGGGTGTTCGAGGGCGGGGCGGTCAACCAGACGATCGTGGAGATGCAGCGCGGGCTGATGCTGATCATGTCGATCAGCGACGGCTCGTGCCTGGCGGTGCTGGCCGCTCCGGACTGCGACATGGGTCTGGTGGCGTACCAGATGACGCTGATGGTCGATCGCGCGGGCCAGGTGCTGACCCCGGCTGTGCGCGCGGAGCTGCGTGCCAGCCAGACCAGGTGA
- a CDS encoding DUF742 domain-containing protein — MPGSQPQSQSQPQSQLNPDPASPVRPYAVTGGRTAPRVKLAMEALVSSATAEHREFSHITPEYQAISQLCRQVRSVAEVSALLRIPLGVVRVLIADMAAEGLVRVHQPQLEDAGRPDVNLLERVLSGLRRL; from the coding sequence GTGCCGGGGTCGCAGCCCCAGTCCCAGTCCCAGCCCCAGTCGCAGCTGAACCCGGACCCCGCATCGCCCGTCCGTCCCTACGCCGTGACAGGCGGGCGGACGGCGCCGCGGGTCAAACTGGCGATGGAGGCCCTGGTGTCCTCGGCGACCGCCGAGCACCGGGAGTTCTCGCATATCACGCCGGAGTACCAGGCGATCAGCCAACTGTGCCGGCAGGTCCGGTCCGTCGCTGAGGTGTCCGCCCTTCTCCGGATCCCCCTCGGCGTGGTCCGCGTGCTGATCGCTGACATGGCGGCCGAGGGTCTGGTCCGCGTGCACCAGCCACAGCTGGAGGACGCCGGCCGGCCCGATGTGAACTTGCTCGAAAGGGTGCTCAGTGGACTTCGCAGGCTCTAG
- a CDS encoding methyltransferase, with the protein MPHSDELLWGALGDISRLAALLTMAELGVADHLADGPLGTAELARRCAADAGALRRVLRELAAMDLVRPAGTDAYDLAPRGTALRSDVPDSVRSSIRMLGEESFWYAMGLLPATVREGSSAFVKRYGHLYDRLGADPALSRMFDDYMKRRSLPFTEGLAKAYVFPPEATLVDVAGGKGHILASILHTNPQMRGVLLDLGHVTAHAERTFAEEGLADRTEVVAGDFFTGVPAGADVYLLASVLHNWDDDDAVTILGNIRRAMSPDGRVLVLEVVLPDDAAPHLGKDIDLRMLAIFNGGAERTREEYAALLGRAGLALSEVVDLGSGASLIEALPA; encoded by the coding sequence ATGCCGCATTCGGACGAGCTTCTCTGGGGAGCCCTGGGCGACATCTCCCGGCTGGCCGCCCTGCTCACCATGGCGGAGCTGGGCGTGGCCGACCACCTGGCGGACGGCCCGCTCGGCACCGCCGAGCTGGCCCGGCGCTGTGCGGCCGACGCCGGCGCGCTGCGCCGGGTCCTGCGCGAGCTGGCCGCCATGGACCTGGTCCGCCCGGCCGGCACGGACGCCTACGACCTCGCCCCGAGAGGCACCGCGCTGCGCTCGGACGTGCCCGACTCGGTCCGCTCGTCGATCAGGATGCTCGGCGAGGAGAGCTTCTGGTACGCCATGGGCCTGCTCCCCGCCACCGTGCGCGAGGGCAGCTCGGCCTTCGTGAAACGGTACGGCCACCTGTACGACCGCCTGGGCGCCGACCCGGCGCTCAGCCGCATGTTCGACGACTACATGAAGCGCCGGTCCCTGCCCTTCACCGAGGGGCTGGCCAAGGCGTACGTCTTCCCGCCCGAGGCGACGCTCGTGGACGTGGCCGGCGGCAAGGGACACATCCTGGCCTCGATCCTGCACACCAACCCGCAGATGCGCGGCGTGCTGCTCGACCTCGGGCACGTGACCGCGCACGCGGAGCGGACGTTCGCCGAGGAGGGGCTGGCCGACCGGACGGAGGTCGTCGCGGGCGACTTCTTCACCGGGGTGCCCGCCGGCGCCGACGTCTACCTGCTGGCGAGCGTCCTGCACAACTGGGACGACGACGACGCCGTCACCATCCTGGGCAACATCCGGCGCGCCATGAGCCCGGACGGGCGGGTGCTGGTGCTGGAGGTGGTGCTGCCCGACGACGCCGCGCCGCACCTGGGCAAGGACATCGATCTGCGGATGCTGGCGATCTTCAACGGGGGCGCGGAGCGTACCCGTGAGGAGTACGCCGCGCTGCTCGGCCGGGCGGGCCTGGCTCTGTCCGAGGTCGTCGACCTGGGCTCCGGCGCGAGCCTCATCGAGGCCCTGCCCGCCTGA
- a CDS encoding GTP-binding protein: MDFAGSSPGLTSTKIVVAGGFGVGKTTFVGAVSEIMPLTTEAVMTDASAGIDDLGMTPLKSTTTVAMDFGRVSLDRDLILYLFGTPGQHRFWFMWDDLVRGAIGAVVLVDTRRLADSFPAIDYFEEAQLPFIVGINGWDGQYPHSDGEVRDALTLAPHIPMVRLDARKKDSVKNALIELVEHALSVRMAVPGWGG; encoded by the coding sequence GTGGACTTCGCAGGCTCTAGCCCCGGACTCACCTCGACGAAGATCGTCGTGGCCGGCGGTTTCGGGGTGGGCAAGACGACGTTCGTCGGCGCGGTGTCGGAGATCATGCCGCTGACCACGGAAGCCGTCATGACCGACGCCTCCGCCGGCATCGACGACCTCGGCATGACCCCCCTGAAGTCGACCACGACCGTGGCCATGGACTTCGGCCGCGTCTCGCTGGACCGTGACCTGATCCTCTACCTGTTCGGCACGCCCGGACAGCACCGGTTCTGGTTCATGTGGGACGACCTCGTACGCGGCGCCATCGGCGCGGTCGTGCTGGTCGACACCCGCCGGCTGGCCGACAGCTTCCCCGCCATCGACTACTTCGAAGAGGCGCAGCTCCCCTTCATCGTGGGCATCAACGGCTGGGACGGCCAATACCCCCACAGCGACGGCGAGGTCCGCGACGCCCTCACCCTCGCCCCCCACATCCCCATGGTGCGGCTCGACGCGCGCAAGAAGGACTCCGTCAAGAACGCGCTGATCGAGCTGGTCGAGCACGCCCTCTCGGTGCGGATGGCCGTGCCGGGCTGGGGCGGTTGA